Part of the Paenibacillus sp. JNUCC32 genome is shown below.
TGCTGGTTTGAACCGCAGATAGATTCGCGGAAATCGAATGCTGCCGCTTCAGCGCGGACCGAACTTCAGCTGCCGATTGATATCGATGCTCCGGAGCATATTGAAGCAGCTTTCGGATAACCGGCACTAACTCTCTTGGCAAATCGCCGCGAATATGGCGCTCCACTCCTGTGATCCATTCGCTGAATTTGCCGCCGGTCGAGAGATAAAGCAGAAGCGCCCCCAATCCGTACAAATCCGATCTGGCATCGCTTTGCCTGCCACCGTATTGCTCCGGTGCCGCAAATCCGACCGTGCCGAGCTTGACCGTATCCTCGCCGCTCTCATGCTTGTAGCTTCTCGCGATTCCGAAATCGATGAGTCGGACTTCCAGCTGATCGGTCAGCATGATGTTCGAAGGCTTTAAATCCCTGAATATGACTTGGGGCTCGTGAAGGTGAAGATACTCCAGGACGTCCAGCAGCTGCTCCGTCAGCTCCATGATGAAGTCCGGATTCACGTTTCCACGGTAACCCCGGAAATATTTTTCCAACGTCATGCCTTGAATGTAATCCATAACCAAATAGGTATAGCCGTTGTCCTCATCACGAAAAAAATCGACGATGCGCGGCAGACGCGGATGGCTCAGTTTAATCAGAAGCTGTGCCTCATCCTGAACGGTGCGCTGCATACCCGGATCAGACAAAGTCTCCTTCACCGCCCATTGCTTCCCGGGCAGCTTCAGATCTTCGGCCAGATATACACAGCTCATGCCCCCTTCGCCGATGACGCGGTCAATGACGTAACGCTCACCCAATACATCCCCATGCACCAATTTGCAAGGCTGATTCATCTCAATGCCCTCTCCTCTGACTTACAAGCACAACAAAAAAAGGAAAGCACTCCGCCGTATCACTGAAACGTGATCATAGCGGGATGCTTTCCCTTTAAGTTGCCGTTGGTTAATTTTGGAATCATTATAGAACAAAATACTTGAACTTGTAAAGGCTTTTTTAATACTTAATCATATAAAGCGTAATCTCGTCCCGATTATGGAACAACTGCTTCGCTCCCTGAATCTGCATTCTGGACGCTTCAAATACCGACATGATCTCCTTCACCAATGCCATTGGCTTCTTGGTCAGCAGCTTGACCGTGACGACGGCCGTGCCGCCCGTTTCAAGGCTGTGCAGCAGCCCGGTCACCATTCGGGCCATCAGTTTGGGACTCCAGCTCATATCGCATACCAGCAGATCGAACTCATGCTCTCTAAACGTTACGTCCGCAGCATTCTTGTGGATGACACGCAGGTTTTTATGCCCTTCCAGGGATGGGTGCATTTTCGCCGGATCCACCGCCGTAACCTGCAAGCCGCGTTCCAATAAAAAGGATGTCCAGCCTCCCGGCGCTGCTCCGATATCGACAGCCTTGCGGAACGTCTCGAAGGGTATCCCGAACTGCTTCTCGGCTTCAAGCAGCTTAAATTTGGCTCTTGAGATTTGACCCTCTTCCCGCTGAAAACGGACCGCGCCTCCGTTCCAATCCGAGAGGTTGTCCTCCGGACGCGACACACCGGCATACCAGACATTGTCAGCAGCGAATAGTGAAATGATCCATTCGGGTGCCTGGACCGTGTATTCCAGCTCAAGCGGTGCCAAGCGAAGCTGCAAATCGTCCCGAAGGGCTGCAGGGCTCTCCTTCCATGAACTGTTATCCGTCTTGCGGATTTGGATGGATGCGCGGCTTTGGCTAATCTCCTCCCGCCTCAGCACATGATCTGCTGTCAATTGCAGCGCTGCGTCTACGGATTCGGCCGCGATTTCCCATTGTACCGGAAAGAGATGCCGCAGGAAAATAGGAGGCTTTGACGTAATCAGCCGCTTAGCCTCAGCTTCGGAGCTGCCGAGTGTCATCAAAAACACCTCGCCTGGCATCATCATGGTGCTTTTTATGCTGCCAAACATCCGGCGCAGCTCTTCCTGGGCATACGGAGCGAAACCATGATTTGCCGTGCATACCCATTTACTGTGAAAATCCCGATGGTTCTGATTCTGTTCCTCATGTTCCTGCATTACAATTAATTCGTCCAAACGGATTAACCTCCAGAAATAACTTTGATCCAGGGACGTCCGCCATCCCATTCCAGCTGAGCGTCGATATCATAAGTTTGTTTGATAAGTTCATGGTTCAATACTTCATCTTTGCGTCCCGCGGCCGTCAACCGCCCGTCTTTAATAAGCGCCACATGAGTAAATAAAGGGACAATCTCCTCGACATGATGCGTGACGTACACGACCGTAATATTACGCTGCCTCAGCCGGTCAATCTCATGCAGCATCTTCTCCCGTTCATACAAATCCAAACCGGCACACGGTTCATCCATAATCAGAATCTTCGGATTGGCCATCAGGGAGCGTGCCAGCATCACTTTTTTCCGTTCCCCTTGGGACAAGGTCCCGAGAGGCAGCTCCGCCAAGCGGCCGAAATCCATTTCGTTCAGCAGGCTGTAGGCTAAACTTCTGGCCTCTTCCGGAATGTCCTGATAAAAGCGTAAAAAGGCATACGCCCCTGTTGCGACAACCTCCCACACCGGGTCGCTCAGCGTCAATTTCTCCAGCAGCGATTGGCTGATATAACCGATGGATTTACGAACCTCCCGAACGTCACATTGGCCGTATACATGGCCCAGCACTTCTACGCGTCCACTGGAAGGGAACATATATCCCGTCATCATTTCCAGCAGCGTTGTTTTGCCGGATCCGTTCCTGCCCAGGATCACCCAATTCTCATCCGATTTCATTTCAATGCTGACATCATCCAAAATGTGGCGGTTCCCCCGAATGAGCGACAGGTGCTGCAAAGAAATCATGGCTTCACGCTCCTTACAAAACTGACGATATCCTGTACGGAGCCCATCCGATAAAGCACTTCCGGGTCTGCTCCAGGGCTTGATGGGATCGCGAGCAGTGCCGGGACGCTTCGAATTTGATACCGTTCCACGATGCCCGGAAGGAAATTCACGTCCGCTGCCAGCAGCTGTACATCGGGCACCACAAACTCCGCGACATCCAGCATCTTACGCGCTGCCGCGCAAGTACCGCATAATGGCGTATGCAAAAAAACGATGACAGGATCCGCCTTCGCGTCACGCTTCATCAGACGCTCCTGCCATTCTAGCCTCTCCAACAGTTCGCGCTGCGTAACCTCAATCATCTTGAACCTTGGGCAACTTCCCGCAGCACGGAATCGGGCATCGGTCCATTGTGGACCTTGACGCTTTTTGGCATGTGCTCATAGAGCAGCTCATACATTTTTCTTCTGCCCGACGGGCTTGAGGTGTGCAAATATATTTCATTAGCCTGTAGATTCTCGGCAATCATGGCCGCAACGACGTCTCCGCCGTTCATTTGGCCATGCCCGAGTTCGAAATCAAGCGACAGAACGTCCACTTCGCATTCACGGAGCATCAGCAAACATTCTTCCCCGTTTCGAGCCAGCGCGAATCCTTTCGGATTGGGGCGCCAGTCGTCTAAATAAAGATGAATCATCCTACCCTCTCCCGATCAGGACCAGGACAGCACCTTGGCGATGTCTTCCCGATGCGTGCCGTCAGCTCCTTTTTCACTTTCCAAGACAAATGCCTTACCCGCAAGTTCCGGTGCCAGAACCAGGCGCTTCAATGCTTCTGTTCCTATCATGCCTTGCCCGATGCGGGCATGGCGATCTTTTCTTGAGCCGGCTCCATATTTCGAATCGTTTAAATGAACGGCTACCGCCGATTCCCAATAGGCTAGCTCCTTGCCTCTGGCAAGGAGCTCATCCGTATTCGATAAGTCCCAGCCTCCGGCGGCAAACAAGTGGCAGGTATCCAGACAAAAGCCTATTTTTTCCGGATAATCGGCAAGCTGTCTAACCTTAACGCACTCTTCAAGCGTCATTCCCATAGCTCCATGGTCTCCCGCCTGATTCTCGATCAGCAGCTTGGCCCTGCCCGCCCAGGAAGCCAGCACATCATTCATGCAGCGAATAATGTTCTGGTACCCTTCAAGCACGTTCTGGCTCTTGAGATGCCCAAAATGTACAACGATGCCCAGCGACCCGCAAGCCTCGGCAATCATAAGATCATTCTTAAGGGAATCCACGGTCAACCGATAAAATTCTTCTCCTCGGGTCAAACCAACCGCCATATTCGTTGGATAAGGCGTGTGCGCGATCGAGACGAGACCTTGCTCCCGACAAAACTTCGCGCAAGCCGCAGCATTGCGGACATCCGGCGTCTTCAAGTGAAGACTGCGAGGATTTTTCGGAAAATACTGATACGCCAGTGAACCGATCCCGGCTGCATGCTGGGCTGCCGCGAGAAATCCGCCCCGTGTGCTGACATGGCTTCCAATCCGGACTTTAGACTTCATGCTGGCAATTCGGGCAAAAGAAAACTTTGCGCGAGGCGTGCTCCGCCTTCACGATCGGCATACCGCAGCGAACGCAGGGCTCTCCTTCACGATCGTACACTTTGCATTCGTCGTTATAAGCACCTGTCAGCTCATCCCCTTCCTGAAAGGGCATTTCCATGTATCCTCCGCCGTCCGTTGCCTCGTGCATCACTTTGACGGTGCTGTCGTACAGCTGCTCTAGCGACTCCTCCGGCAAATCCTGAATTTTGGATAGCGGGTGGATTCGGGCATCAAAAGCGATCTCGTCCGCATAACAGTTGCCGATGCCGGCGACGACTTGTTGATTGACCAGCGTCGTTTTTAAGGCGCCCCGCCGTTTTCCAATCAGTTCGACGAAACGCGCTTTGGTCATTCGCCGATCCAGAAGCTCAGGACCAAGGTCTTTTAGGGCGTTCTCGGTTTCCCTCGCTGTTAGAAAATGCAGATAACCCAGGCGAAGGCCGATAAAATACAGCACCTGGTCACCGAACGTGATCTCGACCTGGGTCGAACGGGAAGGGCGCTCCTCATCCCTGCCTCCCAGATACAAAATGCCCCCCAGCATCAGATGCAGCAGGAGTCTGCCTCCGTTATGCAAATGGAATATGAGGTGCTTGCCTCTCCGCTCCACAAAAATGACCTTGCTTCCCTTCAGGGCCGAAGTAAACTCGTCAATCGTCACATTCAAGGATTTTTCGCGGTTCACGACCACATCGGTGATCGGCACATTCAGAATGCTCTGAGATAACAATCTTCGGTAATTCTCCATTTCCGGCAGTTCCGGCATGATTCATCTTCCCTTTCGTCAAGACACAAGTTTATGTATAATACTTTTGCTTATCATGAACACAGCAGGCTGATCACTTCGTTCAAATCCCGGCATATATAGTCTGGCGTGACGCCGGCGGCTTCCAAATGCGCTTCCATATTGCGATCGGTCGTGATTCCGGTCATGACGAGAACCGTCTTGCAGCCGGCATGCACGCCAGCGGCAATATCCGTACGGATATTATCTCCGATTACATAAGTATCTTCCGGAGCCAAACCCAAGCGATCCGAGGCATACTTCATCAAGATCGAGGACGGCTTACCGATAACCGTCGGCTTAACTCCCGAAGCGGCCTCGATCGCAGCCCCAAGCGAGCCAGCACCAGGCATCAGGCCGGTATCGGATGGCAGCTGCAGATCCGGATTGGTCAAGATCGACACAGCTCCCTCCTGAATCCAGCGAACGGCACGGGTTAACTTCTCGTAATCAAACGAGCGGTCGATTCCTTGAATGACGTATTCAGGGGACTGCTCCACGATGGTAAGGCCCGCGGACAACAGCGCTTTGCGAAGTCCATCTTCCCCGAGCATCGCCACCTTGGCACCGGGCGACTCCTCAGCGATATATTTAGCTGCAGCGAGGGAGGATGTGCATACTTCCTCCGGCAAAGCAGGAATCCCCATCTCCATCAGGTGAGCCGCCACCTGCTCCGGCGTGCGTGAAGAATTGTTCGTTACATACAGGAACGGAATCTGCATTTCTTTCAACCGCTCGATCAGCAGGTCAGCCCCCTCGATTCGATTCCGGCCATGGTACAGCGTTCCGTCCAGGTCAATCAGCAATCCTTTTGGTTTTTCCATGAATAAATGCACCTTCTTTATTTCTTTCCTTCACGGCATAAATGATTCATCTGATGAAAAGGTGACCATTCAAGGCCGTGCTGTAAGGGTTAATCATCATAAATATATGTATGGCTGCAGGCATTCAGCTGTCCTTTACTATAATGAACTTAGAAATACCGATAGTATTATTGTAAAGAAGCCCATTACCGGTTGCAAGGTTCATGCCGATCGCTTCATTCTGACGGTCGACGCGTCGAAAGAAATCGAAGACTGTCCAAGTCTTAGCGTTTATGAACCGCTTTGTCGCATCCTGCGCTTTCCCGGAAAATAATGCCCCCGACCACCCGATATTTCCACGTAATTCACCGCTGTGCGTGCCTAGGAACGCTGGATAGGATACAACCCGAAATCCTCCGCCAATCGCGTATTCGCAAATATCTCCCGCGCTTCGTTTAGCAGCGGCTGTAAATGATCGATATCCTTATACCGGGAGCTGAAGTGGGTCAAGAACAGCGCTTTTACCCCAGCCCGTTCAGCCGCTTCCGCCGCCTGTTTGGCGGTACTGTGATAGTATTCGTGCGCGAGCTCCGACAGATCCTCCATGAACGTGGCCTCATGGACCAGGAGATCCGCGTCCTTGGCCAAAGCCTCCACGCCTGCGCATGGCCGCGTATCCCCGAGAATCGTGACCACCCTCCCTTTTTTCGGTGTCAGGAGCACATCCGAGGCATGAATCCATCGGCCGTCGCCGAGTTCCACGCTTTCCCCTCTTTTCAGCTTGCCATAGAGCGGCCCTGGCTTGAGTCCATAGTCCGCCAACCGTTTCAGGTCCAGACTGCCAGGGAG
Proteins encoded:
- a CDS encoding TIGR01457 family HAD-type hydrolase, which encodes MEKPKGLLIDLDGTLYHGRNRIEGADLLIERLKEMQIPFLYVTNNSSRTPEQVAAHLMEMGIPALPEEVCTSSLAAAKYIAEESPGAKVAMLGEDGLRKALLSAGLTIVEQSPEYVIQGIDRSFDYEKLTRAVRWIQEGAVSILTNPDLQLPSDTGLMPGAGSLGAAIEAASGVKPTVIGKPSSILMKYASDRLGLAPEDTYVIGDNIRTDIAAGVHAGCKTVLVMTGITTDRNMEAHLEAAGVTPDYICRDLNEVISLLCS
- a CDS encoding ABC transporter ATP-binding protein, encoding MISLQHLSLIRGNRHILDDVSIEMKSDENWVILGRNGSGKTTLLEMMTGYMFPSSGRVEVLGHVYGQCDVREVRKSIGYISQSLLEKLTLSDPVWEVVATGAYAFLRFYQDIPEEARSLAYSLLNEMDFGRLAELPLGTLSQGERKKVMLARSLMANPKILIMDEPCAGLDLYEREKMLHEIDRLRQRNITVVYVTHHVEEIVPLFTHVALIKDGRLTAAGRKDEVLNHELIKQTYDIDAQLEWDGGRPWIKVISGG
- a CDS encoding Fpg/Nei family DNA glycosylase, encoding MPELPEMENYRRLLSQSILNVPITDVVVNREKSLNVTIDEFTSALKGSKVIFVERRGKHLIFHLHNGGRLLLHLMLGGILYLGGRDEERPSRSTQVEITFGDQVLYFIGLRLGYLHFLTARETENALKDLGPELLDRRMTKARFVELIGKRRGALKTTLVNQQVVAGIGNCYADEIAFDARIHPLSKIQDLPEESLEQLYDSTVKVMHEATDGGGYMEMPFQEGDELTGAYNDECKVYDREGEPCVRCGMPIVKAEHASRKVFFCPNCQHEV
- a CDS encoding SAM-dependent methyltransferase, yielding MDELIVMQEHEEQNQNHRDFHSKWVCTANHGFAPYAQEELRRMFGSIKSTMMMPGEVFLMTLGSSEAEAKRLITSKPPIFLRHLFPVQWEIAAESVDAALQLTADHVLRREEISQSRASIQIRKTDNSSWKESPAALRDDLQLRLAPLELEYTVQAPEWIISLFAADNVWYAGVSRPEDNLSDWNGGAVRFQREEGQISRAKFKLLEAEKQFGIPFETFRKAVDIGAAPGGWTSFLLERGLQVTAVDPAKMHPSLEGHKNLRVIHKNAADVTFREHEFDLLVCDMSWSPKLMARMVTGLLHSLETGGTAVVTVKLLTKKPMALVKEIMSVFEASRMQIQGAKQLFHNRDEITLYMIKY
- a CDS encoding serine/threonine protein kinase — protein: MNQPCKLVHGDVLGERYVIDRVIGEGGMSCVYLAEDLKLPGKQWAVKETLSDPGMQRTVQDEAQLLIKLSHPRLPRIVDFFRDEDNGYTYLVMDYIQGMTLEKYFRGYRGNVNPDFIMELTEQLLDVLEYLHLHEPQVIFRDLKPSNIMLTDQLEVRLIDFGIARSYKHESGEDTVKLGTVGFAAPEQYGGRQSDARSDLYGLGALLLYLSTGGKFSEWITGVERHIRGDLPRELVPVIRKLLQYAPEHRYQSAAEVRSALKRQHSISANLSAVQTSTVPGTLVAAVLGASSGVGTTHSCIAFGHFLASRYGKVAVVEMSAKSTSFSRIQEIAEGGRLGSIRKFEINGIHFWRQTARTEVISLLGGSYDAVVLDLGAYRDSERLEEFLRADLPIVIGSGAEWRRHDVATLARMLSRHPQPGRIYALPLAGEETIQEMRKTLGTNKVYALPLQLDPFEIPDSSRQAFARLFQDYLPQAERKRRFRFLKN
- a CDS encoding thioredoxin family protein translates to MKRDAKADPVIVFLHTPLCGTCAAARKMLDVAEFVVPDVQLLAADVNFLPGIVERYQIRSVPALLAIPSSPGADPEVLYRMGSVQDIVSFVRSVKP
- the rnz gene encoding ribonuclease Z — translated: MELYFLGTNAGVPTLQRNVTSIALRMLEERRSLWLFDCGEGTQHQILKSPLKLSKLEKVFITHMHGDHVFGLPGLLSSRGAQGVTSPLTIYGPPGIKVFIETTLSISQSRVPYTMEVIEHTGGVLFEDDNFLVESAKLDHRAESYGYRVVEKDLPGSLDLKRLADYGLKPGPLYGKLKRGESVELGDGRWIHASDVLLTPKKGRVVTILGDTRPCAGVEALAKDADLLVHEATFMEDLSELAHEYYHSTAKQAAEAAERAGVKALFLTHFSSRYKDIDHLQPLLNEAREIFANTRLAEDFGLYPIQRS
- a CDS encoding cyclic-phosphate processing receiver domain-containing protein, which translates into the protein MIHLYLDDWRPNPKGFALARNGEECLLMLRECEVDVLSLDFELGHGQMNGGDVVAAMIAENLQANEIYLHTSSPSGRRKMYELLYEHMPKSVKVHNGPMPDSVLREVAQGSR
- a CDS encoding deoxyribonuclease IV; the protein is MKSKVRIGSHVSTRGGFLAAAQHAAGIGSLAYQYFPKNPRSLHLKTPDVRNAAACAKFCREQGLVSIAHTPYPTNMAVGLTRGEEFYRLTVDSLKNDLMIAEACGSLGIVVHFGHLKSQNVLEGYQNIIRCMNDVLASWAGRAKLLIENQAGDHGAMGMTLEECVKVRQLADYPEKIGFCLDTCHLFAAGGWDLSNTDELLARGKELAYWESAVAVHLNDSKYGAGSRKDRHARIGQGMIGTEALKRLVLAPELAGKAFVLESEKGADGTHREDIAKVLSWS